Proteins from one Setaria italica strain Yugu1 chromosome V, Setaria_italica_v2.0, whole genome shotgun sequence genomic window:
- the LOC101779214 gene encoding uncharacterized protein LOC101779214 — translation MSPVASCPTHTIHLLIAVLLALAAIYVHVPATAIIVVPNSNCYTFDNESRLIDFTHLVGKEYEYNEQGLQRSDLVVEFCKDVQKRSQEGYIEFGRFVSSRSFLFGSGPTDYIQRFHNGDLVHCETTFKMMGRTAQVNIKCGHCSNKACRDEQGCICSISYDERMCRVLVELAIPCSKSGPRVFKGFTVGFHPRSSEIVYNGLTQLGFEQLHHGFSFQTEQIHVSLYLSAMSSLAGLVGKPTLKVNPAKGLSVTLTGSGLNGAMPTTLSPTVLNVDWRCEIARSSPYEVNILIPVEGYDPIEFTLTKECGYAQEKESDLMKGWATFGIISCIFVILSTLLCCGGFIYKTRVEHLYGLDALPGMAFLSAFLDAVGRPRGYLQADNPSENHASQASWEHTGGTIQAAQRANDRAYGSI, via the exons ATGAGTCCTGTGGCTTCCTGTCCTACGCATACCATTCATCTATTGATCGCAG TTTTGTTGGCACTGGCAGCTATCTACGTGCATGTGCCAGCCACTGCTATCATCGTGGTCCCAAATTCTAATTGTTATACCTTTGATAATGAAAGCCGCCTTATTGATTTT ACACATCTGGTCGGAAAGGAATATGAATATAACGAACAG GGTTTGCAACGCTCTGATTTGGTTGTTGAGTTCTGCAAAGATGTGCAGAAAAGATCTCAAGAG GGTTACATTGAATTTGGACGTTTTGTTAGTTCTCGCTCTTTTCTATTTGGTTCAGGGCCTACTGACTATATTCAG AGATTCCACAATGGAGATTTAGTGCACTGTGAAACTACCTTCAAAATGATGGGTCGTACAGCACAG GTAAACATCAAATGTGGACATTGCTCAAATAAAGCTTGCAGAG ATGAACAAGGATGCATCTGTAGCATATCTTACGATGAAAGGATGTGCAG GGTGCTTGTTGAACTTGCTATTCCTTGTTCTAAAAGTGGTCCAAGAGTATTCAAGGGTTTCACTGTGGGATTCCATCCCCGGTCATCAGAAATT GTTTATAATGGATTGACTCAGCTGGGATTTGAGCAACTCCATCATGGTTTTAG CTTTCAAACCGAGCAGATTCATGTCTCCCTGTATCTTAGTGCTATGTCTTCCCTCGCAGGTCTTGTTGGAAAACCTACCCTCAAG GTTAATCCAGCGAAAGGGCTTAGTGTTACACTTACAGGATCAGGGCTCAATGGTGCCATGCCTACTACCCTGTCTCCTACAGTTCTGAATGTGGATTGGAGAT GTGAAATTGCTCGAAGCAGTCCTTATGAGGTCAATATTTTGATCCCAGTGGAGGGCTATGATCCGATTGAGTTTACACTTACCAAAGAATGTG GTTACGCACAAGAAAAAGAGAGTGATCTCATGAAAGGCTGGGCAACATTTGGAATTATTTCATGCAT ATTCGTTATCTTGTCAACTCTACTTTGTTGTGGAGGGTTCATCTACAAAACCCGCGTGGAGCACCtg TATGGTTTAGATGCACTGCCTGGGATGGCGTTCTTATCTGCCTTTCTGGATGCT GTTGGTAGACCAAGAGGCTACTTGCAAGCAGACAATCCTAGTGAAAATCATGCAAGCCAGGCATCTTGGGAACACACAGGTGGTACCATACAAGCAGCACAGAGGGCAAATGATAGGGCCTATGGATCGATATGA
- the LOC101780295 gene encoding uncharacterized protein LOC101780295, giving the protein MAKLPSSSAAAAAGGRGPAHQRTRVLLLLLVAVAASASTVGFLLRGALRDPCDAHVDSASLTAAAADGSPLGFMRSKLVLLVSHELSLSGGPLLLMELAFLLRHVGSQVVWITNQRSEETNDITHSLEHKMLNHGVQVLPARGQEAVDTARKADLVVLNTAVAGKWLDPVLKDHVPEVLPKILWWIHEMRGHYFKLEFVKHLPFVAGAMIDSHTTAEYWKSRTSDRLKIQMPQTYVVHLGNSKELMEVAEDNIARRVLREHIRESLGVRSEDLLFAIINSVSRGKGQDLFLQAFYQSLQLIQQQKLKVPTMHAVVVGSDMNAQTKFETQLRDFVVKNGIHERVHFVNKTLAVAPYLAAIDVLVQNSQARGECFGRITIEAMAFKLPVLGTAAGGTTEIILDGLTGLLHPAGKEGVAPLAKNIVRLASHAEQRASMGKKGYDRVRDRFMEHHMAERIAAVLKEVLKKSQEQHTRS; this is encoded by the exons ATGGCGAAGCTCCCGTcgtcctccgcggcggcggccgccggaggcCGCGGCCCGGCCCACCAACGGACCCGggtcctcctgctgctcctcgtggccgtcgccgcctccgcctccacagTGGGGttcctcctccgcggcgcccTGCGTGACCCCTGTGACGCCCACGTGGACTCCGCCTCCCtcaccgccgctgctgccgacgGGAGTCCCCTCGGGTTCATGAGGTCCAAGCTCGTGCTGCTCGTCTCCCACGAGCTCTCCCTCTCCG GTGGCCCACTTTTACTGATGGAGCTGGCATTTCTTCTGAGGCATGTTGGCTCACAAGTGGTGTGGATAACAAACCAGAGATCAGAAGAAACAAATGATATTACACATAGCTTGGAGCATAAGATGTTGAACCATGGAGTGCAG GTTTTACCAGCTAGGGGACAAGAGGCAGTTGATACTGCTCGAAAAGCTGATCTGGTTGTCTTGAACACTGCTGTCGCTGGCAAATGGCTTGATCCTGTTCTAAAAGATCATGTTCCTGAAGTCCTTCCAAAGATTCTGTGGTGGATCCATGAAATGCGAGGGCATTACTTTAAGCTTGAATTTGTCAAACATCTTCCCTTTGTTGCTGGGGCCATGATTGATTCTCACACAACGGCTGAATATTGGAAGAGCAGGACTAGCGACCGTCTGAA AATACAGATGCCACAAACTTATGTTGTCCACCTCGGGAATAGTAAAGAACTAATGGAAGTTGCTGAAGATAACATTGCAAGAAGAGTCCTACGAGAACATATTCGTGAGTCCCTTGGAGTACGGAGTGAAGATCTCCTGTTTGCAATAATAAACA GTGTATCACGAGGAAAAGGGCAAGACTTGTTTCTTCAGGCATTTTATCAGAGTTTGCAGCTCATCCAACAGCAGAAGTTAAAAGTGCCTACGATGCATGCCGTAGTTGTGGGAAGTGATATGAATGCTCAGACCAAATTTGAGACCCAGCTACGCGACTTTGTGGTGAAGAATGGGATTCATGAACGTGTCCATTTCGTGAACAAGACATTGGCAGTGGCTCCTTATTTGGCAGCAATTGATGTGCTTGTTCAGAACTCTCAG GCCCGTGGAGAATGCTTTGGAAGGATAACAATCGAAGCAATGGCATTCAAGTTGCCAGTACTG GGCACGGCTGCTGGAGGGACCACGGAAATCATCCTGGATGGCTTGACTGGCCTTCTGCACCCTGCAGGGAAGGAGGGCGTCGCACCTCTCGCGAAGAACATCGTGAGACTCGCAAGCCATGCTGAGCAGAGGGCCTCCATGGGGAAGAAGGGCTATGACAGGGTGAGGGATAGGTTCATGGAGCACCACATGGCTGAGAGGATCGCGGCAGTGCTGAAGGAAGTTCTGAAGAAATCACAGGAACAACACACTCGTTCTTGA
- the LOC101779609 gene encoding transmembrane protein 136 — MEESGVVSGGTVVSWVASGAVLWSTAFVLVRALFPKRSYDFCNRAVSTMHAVAAVCLACLSVDDWSCPVCPLAAASSPRQMKALALTLSYMVYDAACCHLNGDVRLDNTVHHLVSIVGIGAGLAYRRCGTEMVASLLITEISSPLLHLREMLKEFGVRDTDLNLLVDVLFAVTFSAARMGVGPYLTYVTVTADNPILIKAMATGLQLVSAYWFLRILRMVRYKLSKKKPSPPQPPAGKLAVN; from the exons atggaggagtCGGGGGTCGTTAGCGGCGGCACGGTGGTGAGCTGGGTGGCGTCCGGGGCGGTGCTGTGGTCGACGGCGTTCGTGCTGGTGCGGGCGCTCTTCCCCAAGCGCTCCTACGACTTCTGCAACCGCGCCGTCTCCACCAtgcacgccgtcgccgccgtctgccTCGCCTGCCTCTCCGTCGACGACTGGTCCTGCCCCGTctgcccgctcgccgccgcgtcgtccccGCGCCAG ATGAAGGCGCTGGCTCTGACGCTCTCGTACATGGTGTACGACGCGGCGTGCTGCCACCTCAACGGCGACGTGCGGCTGGACAACACGGTCCACCACCTCGTCAGCATCGTCGGCATCGGCGCCGGCCTCGCCTACCGGAGG TGCGGGACGGAGATGGTGGCCAGCCTGCTCATCACGGAGATCTCGAGCCCGCTGCTTCACCTCCGGGAGATGCTCAAGGAGTTTGGCGTCCGGGATACCGACCTCAACCTCCTCGTCGACGTGCTCTTCGCCGTCACCTTCTCCGCCGCCCGGATGGGCGTCGGCCCCTACCTCACTTACGTCACCGTCACCGCCGACAACCCCATCCTCATCAAG GCGATGGCGACGGGGCTGCAGCTGGTGAGCGCCTACTGGTTCCTGCGGATCCTCAGGATGGTCAGGTACAAGCTCAGCAAGAAGAagccatcgccgccgcagccgccggcagGCAAGCTCGCCGTCAACTGA